The following are from one region of the Andrena cerasifolii isolate SP2316 chromosome 1, iyAndCera1_principal, whole genome shotgun sequence genome:
- the LOC143373358 gene encoding splicing factor C9orf78, whose product MSTADEGTTKIQFKRKSRKPLRKRQVSSDEDENEDEETSVREKVEEMKIIQKLRERPKGVNIVGLALGENATPDATTSDPFNVKAGGMVNMAALKNTKLKQNDAYETGIGTQFNAETNKRDEDEEMVKYIEEELSKRKSKTDGKAENGSNSEKGTYCSPEEAALQAVPEHLRQSSAHRSEEMLSNQMLSGIPEVDLGIEAKIRNIEATEEAKLKLLWDRHRKKDGPSQFVPTNMAVNFVQHNRFNIEDTDFQKSRQETDDTKKVTAPKDDFKGKRKDNGEKATDDYHYERFKKQFRRF is encoded by the exons ATGAGTACTGCCGACGAAGGTACGACCAAAATACAATTTAAGAGGAAGTCACGAAAACCACTGAGAAAGCGACAAGTTTCGTCGGATGAAGATGAGAACGAGGATGAAGAAACGTCTGTCAG AGAAAAAGTGGAGGAGATGAAAATTATACAGAAGCTTCGAGAGCGCCCAAAAGGTGTGAACATCGTTGGATTAGCTCTTGGAGAAAATGCAACACCCGATGCAACAACA TCAGATCCTTTTAATGTAAAAGCCGGGGGAATGGTAAATATGGCTGCGTTGAAGAACACAAAATTGAAGCAGAACGACGCGTACGAAACTGGGATCGGCACGCAGTTCAATGCGGAAACTAACAAAagggacgaagacgaggaaat GGTGAAGTATATCGAAGAGGAATTGTCAAAGAGGAAGAGCAAAACAGATGGCAAAGCAGAGAACGGGTCAAATAGCGAAAAGGGGACCTATTGTTCACCAGAGGAAGCGGCATTGCAAGCAGTGCCGGAGCATTTAAGGCAAAGCTCTGCGCATCGGAGCGAAGAGATGCTATCGAATCAAATGTTGTCTGGTATTCCAGAAGTAGATCTTGGAATAGA AGCGAAAATTCGTAATATCGAAGCCACGGAAGAAGCCAAATTAAAATTACTTTGGGACAGGCACAGGAAGAAGGATGGTCCTTCGCAGTTTGTTCCAACAAATATGGCTGTGAATTTTGTCCAACATAATAGAT TTAATATAGAAGACACGGATTTCCAAAAGTCGAGGCAAGAAACTGATGACACAAAGAAGGTAACAGCACCCAAGGACGATtttaaaggaaaaaggaaagacAATGGGGAGAAAGCAACTGACGATTATCACTATGAAAGGTTCAAAAAACAGTTTAGAAGATTCTAA
- the LOC143373321 gene encoding small subunit processome component 20 homolog, which translates to MKNKPTRHKETNTFQFKTFSERVSEIDVDVFHRVSHRNEQDDEEVETYFHKTLEKWNLLNLTEGYCAFKRKVRDIITLPQLINQQQFVIDTLIEYLAQKDVLFLQPILELVVAVSKDLQKDFYQYFPRFLNVIIDLLRTKDTEQIEYTFTSLAYLFKFLWRYLVKNVKTIFDLLLPLLANTQPAYINSFAAESFAFVVRKIKDKESFLKVVLQILEDNPNGVRGCGKLLFEVVSGTPGQFHSCAEQMLSLYFNVLNDESVNQDLTYDVLNEIVNCFLQNIHPQKCNIFWSVLLNVTDTSIEKAKHFEPRAGRVKSLILITRLLYTVINYKNGRFVIDPVPLIKKLVQTLGIFEDDNDVLQEIINIAVAILLAANVKLMQETSSQLLLKVMTVKDAKLLYGAVESLIHYSLFETLVLPQILRHSIAIGFNDDTLQLFTKIVQTKAPLCLNGINLDKWNKFILDIRCIKSDSIDYLLKELKALLDNNVSANTLKLLIILPHLKPLPEEFRRILQEGILSLYKQILNCVNTEIDLTKLSFTFLLALESAIHALEPEVLHTFIETHGIKVADLVNKHPENILILNAVDLFITYFGTSQYREAYVNRSTFDNVNNSIVHKLSSPSSEVRLLTTHLYSLFSNVKEITLSVVDTEKSAMELMYLAECEPISVQSYRNKLLYLQSLSFENTTVSSLDPKYYEFPLRYLLGALYINFTILWDPLSKIIATYATKECEQFWPIFLAELKNDDKASVDYAPIFECNVISEIEVALQKSNDKPDYENRKILLWKCMTHFSQFCEMRNRDITGLFIDYVNDNFFKSNSEDAKCCTVLKTQKLTVPDNNMEVDAQNDNDSEPEDDDKDKEIEEEEKEATVSKSVEFEQKNKESKQIFMANKIYKVKLLLAQLEIFEKVTNPRTLYRESEIKKIYLDLLASKNYEIQRAALNCLLTYKYKYLLPYKDNLFNIINEKNLKNELTRFKIDEESSMIQTEHRDEFIPILMRVIYAKMVSKTGMRTGGKGGGLMKRKMILRFLAGTQENEMIVFTKMAFKPFQRFMPLRVGEKVNLKQLTRDIMSSVDLNNVIPPKRLQSAVNLLAILIEQFGSKMAGKLLPYLLGLVICILAEVTGILQRSGEVHVGFLQSIRNVRSSSISILARFFGHFQEYEWSEHEIDGLFNVAVFPWLVKLPMEGIHSPTPLLKLFITWSQNSRYYPLFIKHSDDNKSVSPLPYVMQLLLGRKTHASVVNAVVEMIEKMVTLQDYGKTNENDMDVDTAFVPLTPVLTNLLEIDEGALSTGVNYGSTILLPHVFSILEYIKRKLEKSTRGVNKTELVILSRVSEFVKDADACDTLLALIVPILVKRVAAGEGEETIIELITTIINLIQHIRKPEIHVRAILPLLGIISTIPARKLLLKLYETIAEKSTADCRETLMQNYNIINSLNAWDRRWIDQPDFQKRLDAFTEIKNAVEKDEITLEFGVAVIYNCYYFLKNENDLAMRDYAGQSLKLIGSKLAKKHRENVSDRHYLMDNTILGLIRKGIVSRNEAVRLQSIGFLGHLAMECPEVHPVLRDLSLLTNKIDPEVDFFENMQHLQMHRRARALLKFCTLAKTLEKAPNPRTLTQFILPLASSYLCNESFLHKNSIVDAAIETVGTVCRLLPWHQYEIILKHYLGKLRGSVQFQKQLVRIIVIILDSFHFNLSKYKPVEESLESGSAAEIRKNKVVSDEKEEKDENVTDKDNDGNVGQEVEDKLDEALNSEQTENIEEIVEKKEAQEVVLIMEQQTVLSQYGARKVVFSISKELLPQLHRSIIARTSRESSHKVNKKKVAADNEEEELMRVPIALAFVKLLQKLPERVLDSNLRGIFMKLCTFLKSRLESVRRVTREVLQKIMITLGSKYLHHLLREMNTLLTKGFQVHVLAYTVQSVLVALKPYFQKFDINENLQSILSVCKVDLFGLTAEEKEVIGIVKNVSEAKSTKSFDTFHILAQYITESCLVDLILPLKEVLMRTHSHKTVYKVVECFRNVVLGLADNTFIPLEQMLMFLYGIVSEGIPDLLPEKKDKQLTEKEVEALARQKPDSFIILPEPKNRMGIKAASRTSKNTNAHVIMEFGLKLFHILLKRDKVSGAQFKPFIDPFVPLISDCLKSQHVKLSALALQCLNWLLKLDLSSVQETISDICASIFSILHKYAAAGLSKGDNFDLVMAGFKGMSVIVRDVKHYTITIEQLKVLMMYAEQDIHDSDKQATAFGLLKAIIARKMVFKEMYLVMEKVAALSITSELEHVRVQSRSVFYSYLMEYPLGKHLNKHVMFYLTQLAYEMQPGRLSALEMLHSIVTGFPLKTLILKSGLIFVMAGARLINDEDPTCRKLCAKCIKEMIARIPHNKRTKLFDIVVEWLRDTKIMHRTLAAQLCGIFVTVEKETFESRLKEILPLLLKQFHANFDDKDVPGRFVRLRTPQETAKVEMQANIKDPERMKDHHIFQVLQLLLKISANCTGFFKNEEYKESIRSFAEYCQSLLAHPHIWVRLAASQMIGFILAALDVEKIIDLLENPEKNEMEIGYMYSDPAAVIRSLTLDLIAQLQPDVTFEELADQTIKNLIFIARILKSIKGSSTVAVDQDDEMKDRSQLSLSWLVRRLRKAVNVEITQAPKSGTVRTAFFKWVAGAVATIPMEYLSPLLFNIMSPIVREMSNVGENNTALRRLAKEAAVMIKKRLGSEDYARILSRIQQKLDIKKAERRKMRTQQFVTDPELAAKRKIARQQKKKEAKKRKMNTMKGKKVMKKRAKKEVDLDVI; encoded by the exons ATGAAGAACAAACCTACTCGCCATAAAGAGACAAATACTTTTCAG TTTAAGACATTCTCTGAAAGAGTCAGTGAAATCGACGTCGATGTGTTCCACCGTGTCTCCCATCGAAACGAGCAGGATGACGAGGAGGTTGAAACTTACTTCCACAAAACTCTTGAGAAATGGAATTTACTGAACCTTACTGAGGGCTACTGCGCCTTCAAAAGGAAAGTGCGTGACATCATCACGCTTCCGCAATTGATTAATCAACAGCAGTTTGTGATCGACACGCTAATAGAGTATCTGGCACAGAAGGATGTACTGTTTCTACAACCTATCTTGGA atTAGTGGTAGCTGTATCGAAAGATCTGCAGAAGGATTTTTACCAATATTTCCCCCGATTTTTAAATGTTATCATTGACTTATTGCGGACGAAAGATACAGAGCAAATAGAGTACACGTTCACGTCCCTGGCTTATTTATTCAAGTTTTTATGGAGATATctggttaaaaatgttaaaactaTATTCGATCTGCTGCTACCATTGTTGGCGAATACACAGCCAGCTTACATAAACAGTTTTGCGGCAGAAAGTTTTGCGTTCGTAGTGCGCAAAATCAAAGACAAAGAGTCTTTCTTGAAAGTAGTATTGCAGATTTTGGAGGACAACCCGAACGGGGTGCGAGGATGTGGCAAATTATTATTCGAAGTCGTGTCCGGTACACCGGGACAGTTTCATTCGTGCGCGGAGCAAATGCTCTCGTTATATTTCAATGTATTAAATGACGAATCTGTTAATCAAGATCTAACTTATGACGTATTGAATGAAATTGTTAACTGCTTCTTGCAAAATATACATCCACAGAAATGTAATATATTTTGGTCCGTGCTTTTAAATGTTACGGATACATCTATTGAAAAAGCGAAGCACTTCGAACCGAGAGCTGGAAGAGTGAAGAGCTTGATCCTTATAACACGATTGTTGTATACAGttattaattacaaaaatgGAAGGTTCGTTATAGATCCTGTACCTTTGATTAAGAAGCTGGTACAAACACTGGGCATCTTTGAGGATGACAACGATGTGTTACAAGAGATTATAAATATAGCGGTTGCTATTCTTCTAGCAGCCAACGTTAAATTAATGCAGGAGACATCGAGCCAGTTATTGCTTAAAGTTATGACTGTGAAGGATGCGAAGTTATTGTACGGCGCTGTCGAAAGTTTGATACACTATTCGTTGTTTGAAACTTTGGTATTACCACAGATATTACGACATAGTATAGCTATTGGCTTCAACGACGATACTTTACAGTTGTTTACCAAAATAGTTCAAACAAAAGCTCCGTTGTGTCTTAATGGTATTAACTTAGACAAGTGGAACAAGTTCATTTTGGATATACGGTGTATCAAATCTGATAGTATCGATTATCtgctgaaagaattgaaagcttTATTGGATAACAATGTATCGGCTAATACATTGAAGCtgctaattattttaccacactTGAAACCTTTGCCAGAAGAATTTAGGAGGATTTTACAAGAGGGAATACTATCTCTGtataaacagatattgaattGCGTCAATACTGAGATCGATCTGACCAAATTGTCTTTTACATTCTTACTAGCTTTGGAGTCAGCGATTCACGCTTTAGAACCAGAAGTCCTGCATACGTTCATAGAGACGCACGGAATAAAAGTAGCGGACCTCGTTAACAAACACCCCGAGAATATATTAATTTTGAACGCAGTGGATTTATTTATAACGTATTTTGGTACATCACAATATCGGGAGGCATATGTGAATCGAAGCACCTTCGACAACGTAAATAACAGTATCGTGCACAAATTGAGCTCGCCTTCCAGCGAAGTTCGCTTGCTTACAACTCACCTGTATTCGTTATTTTCCAATGTTAAAGAAATAACGCTGTCTGTCGTAGACACTGAGAAAAGTGCTATGGAACTTATGTATTTGGCCGAATGCGAACCCATATCGGTACAAAGCTATCGGAACAAATTGCTGTACTTGCAAAGCTTGTCGTTTGAAAATACCACAGTGTCAAGCCTAGATCCTAAATACTACGAATTCCCGCTGCGATATTTATTAGGGGCTTTGTACATAAACTTTACTATACTATGGGACCCATTAAGTAAAATTATAGCTACTTACGCTACCAAAGAATGCGAACAATTCTGGCCCATATTCTTGGCTGAATTAAAGAACGATGACAAAGCAAGTGTAGATTATGCGCCGATATTTGAGTGTAATGTTATTTCCGAAATAGAAGTGGCATTACAAAAAAGCAACGACAAACCTGATTACGAGAACCGTAAAATACTTTTGTGGAAGTGTATGACACATTTCTCACAATTCTGCGAAATGAGAAACAGGGACATAACGGGATTGTTCATCGATTATGTGAACGATAACTTTTTCAAGTCAAATTCCGAAGACGCCAAGTGCTGTACTGTTTTGAAGACACAGAAATTAACGGTGCCTGATAATAATATGGAAGTCGACGCGCAAAATGATAATGATAGCGAACCCGAAGACGATGACAAAGATAAGGAAAtagaagaggaagagaaagaagCTACAGTTTCTAAAAGCGTGGAATTCgagcagaaaaataaagaatcCAAACAAATATTTATGGCTAACAAGATTTACAAAGTGAAGCTTTTACTTGCCCAACTAGAGATATTCGAAAAGGTAACAAATCCCAGAACATTGTACAGAGAATCGGagataaagaaaatttacttAGACTTATTGGCATCGAAGAATTATGAGATTCAAAGAGCTGCCTTAAATTGCCTTCTCACTTACAAGTACAAGTACCTGTTACCGTACAAAGATAATCTATTCAACATAATCAAcgagaagaatttgaagaacGAATTGACGCGTTTCAAGATCGACGAGGAGAGCAGTATGATACAGACCGAGCACCGCGACGAATTTATACCTATACTGATGAGagtgatttatgcaaaaatggtTTCGAAGACAGGGATGAGGACTGGTGGCAAAGGCGGAGGACTTATGAAACGAAAAATGATACTGCGCTTCCTAGCTGGAACTCAAGAAAATGAAATGATCGTATTCACAAAAATGGCCTTCAAACCTTTCCAGAGGTTTATGCCGCTTCGAGTTGGTGAAAAAGTGAATTTAAAACAATTGACGCGTGATATTATGAGTTCGGTGGATTTGAATAATGTTATTCCGCCTAAACGTTTACAGAGCGCTGTTAATTTACTTGCAATTTTAATAGAACAATTCGGCAGTAAAATGGCTGGAAAATTGTTGCCTTACTTACTTGGATTGGTAATTTGCATTTTAGCGGAAGTTACTGGAATCTTACAAAGGTCAGGCGAAGTTCACGTTGGATTCTTACAATCCATCAGAAATGTACGATCAAGTAGCATCTCGATATTAGCGAGATTCTTTGGTCACTTTCAAGAGTACGAGTGGAGCGAGCATGAAATAGATGGTTTGTTCAACGTAGCTGTGTTTCCATGGCTGGTAAAGCTGCCCATGGAGGGTATTCACAGCCCTACTCCTCTATTAAAACTTTTTATCACGTGGAGCCAGAATTCTCGCTACTATCCATTGTTTATAAAACATAGCGATGATAACAAATCTGTCAGTCCTCTCCCATACGTAATGCAGCTCCTTTTGGGCCGAAAGACTCATGCGTCTGTAGTTAACGCTGTAGTCGAAATGATTGAGAAAATGGTAACGTTACAAGATTATGGGAAGACTAACGAGAATGATATGGACGTTGATACAGCTTTTGTTCCTTTGACGCCTGTACTCACTAATTTACTGGAAATAGACGAAGGAGCTTTGTCTACCGGTGTTAATTATGGATCCACCATACTTCTCCCTCACGTGTTCAGTATCTTAGAGTATATCAAGCGTAAACTTGAGAAGTCTACCAGAGGAGTGAACAAGACAGAGTTGGTGATCTTATCGCGCGTTTCTGAATTTGTGAAAGATGCAGATGCGTGCGATACACTCCTTGCTCTAATTGTTCCGATACTAGTTAAGCGGGTTGCTGCTGGAGAAGGAGAGGAAACGATTATCGAATTGATTACAACTATCATAAATCTTATACAGCACATTAGGAAACCAGAAATTCACGTACGCGCAATTTTACCGTTGCTGGGCATAATATCAACCATTCCAGCTCGTAAGCTGTTATTGAAGCTGTACGAAACTATTGCTGAGAAATCTACAGCGGACTGTCGAGAGACATTGATGCAAAATTACAATATAATAAATTCACTGAACGCATGGGATCGTAGATGGATCGATCAACCGGATTTTCAAAAGAGACTGGATGCGTTTACGGAAATTAAGAATGCTGTAGAGAAAGATGAAATTACATTGGAGTTCGGCGTCGCTGTTATTTACAACTGTTATTACTTcctcaaaaatgaaaatgatttagCGATGAGAGATTATGCGGGCCAGAGCCTGAAACTTATTGGTTCCAAGTTGGCGAAGAAGCACAGAGAAAATGTATCGGACAGACATTACCTGATGGACAATACAATTTTAGGGCTTATAAGAAAAGGGATAGTTAGTAGAAACGAAGCTGTGCGACTTCAGTCGATAGGCTTCCTGGGACACTTGGCTATGGAGTGTCCGGAGGTGCATCCTGTTTTGCGAGATTTGTCACTGCTAACTAACAAAATAGACCCCGAAGTAGATTTCTTCGAGAACATGCAACATCTGCAAATGCACAGAAGAGCTCGCGCGTTGCTTAAATTTTGTACCTTGGCAAAGACATTGGAAAAGGCACCGAACCCACGAACGTTAACACAATTTATTCTTCCCCTCGCTTCCTCCTACTTGTGTAACGAAAGCTTTCTGCATAAAAACAGTATTGTGGATGCTGCGATAGAAACAGTCGGAACTGTCTGCAGACTTTTACCTTGGCACCAGTACGAGATCATTTTGAAACATTATTTGGGGAAATTGAGGGGCTCTGTCCAGTTTCAGAAGCAACTGGTGAGGATAATCGTCATTATCTTGGATTCTTTCCACTTTAATCTGTCAAAATATAAACCTGTGGAAGAATCTTTGGAATCGGGAAGTGCTgcagaaattagaaaaaataaagtAGTTAGCGATGAGAAGGAAGAGAAGGATGAGAATGTTACGGACAAAGATAACGATGGAAATGTTGGTCAAGAGGTGGAAGATAAATTAGACGAAGCTTTAAATTCTGAACAGACAGAAAACATTGAAGAAATTGTGGAGAAGAAGGAAGCACAGGAAGTTGTGCTTATAATGGAGCAGCAAACAGTACTTTCTCAGTACGGAGCTAGAAAGGTTGTATTTAGCATATCCAAGGAACTATTGCCTCAACTCCATCGTTCCATTATAGCAAGGACCAGTCGTGAAAGTAGTCATAAAGTTAATAAGAAAAAGGTTGCAGCGGataacgaagaagaagaattaaTGCGAGTGCCTATTGCTCTTGCATTCGTGAAGTTATTGCAGAAATTACCAGAACGTGTTCTGGACAGCAATTTACGAGG AATCTTTATGAAATTATGCACATTCTTGAAGTCACGTTTGGAGTCAGTGCGACGCGTCACTCGAGAAGTATTACAAAAGATTATGATAACTCTGGGCTCGAAGTATCTTCATCATCTTTTAAGGGAAATGAACACCTTATTAACCAAAGGTTTTCAAGTCCACGTCCTAGCGTACACCGTGCAATCAGTGCTGGTTGCTCTAAAACCATATTTCCAGAAGTTTGATATCAACGAAAATCTCCAGAGTATTTTGTCT GTGTGTAAAGTAGATTTATTTGGGCTAACCGCGGAAGAGAAGGAAGTAATAGGAATTGTGAAGAATGTATCGGAGGCGAAATCTACAAAGAGTTTCGACACGTTTCACATATTAGCACAATATATCACAGAGTCGTGTTTGGTGGATTTAATTCTGCCACTGAAGGAAGTGCTTATGAGAACGCACTCTCATAAAACCGTGTACAAAGTAGTGGAATGCTTCAGGAACGTAGTATTGGGTTTGGCAGATAATACCTTTATACCGTTGGAGCAAATGTTGATGTTCCTTTATGGTATAGTTTCCGAAGGCATTCCTGACCTCTTACCAGAGAAGAAGGATAAACAGCTTACGGAGAAAGAGGTGGAGGCACTGGCTCGACAGAAGCCAGATAGCTTCATCATACTCCCTGAGCCGAAGAATAGAATGGGCATAAAGGCCGCATCGAGAACATCGAAAAACACCAACGCCCATGTCATTATGGAGTTCGGTTTAAAACTCTTCCACATCTTGCTAAAAAGAGATAAAGTATCTGGCGCACAGTTCAAACCTTTCATAGATCCATTTGTGCCGCTTATAAGTGATTGTTTAAAATCTCAACATGTCAAG CTAAGCGCTTTGGCTTTGCAGTGCCTAAACTGGCTGCTGAAGCTTGACCTGTCTTCGGTGCAGGAAACAATCTCTGACATCTGTGCGTCCATATTCAGTATATTGCACAAGTACGCCGCTGCGGGCTTGAGCAAAGGAGACAACTTTGATCTGGTAATGGCTGGCTTTAAAGGCATGTCCGTGATCGTTCGTGACGTGAAGCACTATACGATCACCATAGAACAATTGAAAGTTCTGATGATGTACGCCGAGCAGGATATACACGACAGTGACAAACAGGCGACGGCGTTCGGTTTGCTGAAAGCAATAATCGCTAGGAAGATGGTGTTCAAAGAAATGTATCTTGTCATGGAGAAAGTCGCTGCGTTGAGTATTACTTCGGAATTGGAACATGTCAGGGTGCAGTCCCGCTCTGTCTTCTATTCTTACTTGATGGAGTACCCACTTGGCAAACATTTAAACAAGCACGTAATGTTTTATTTAACGCAATTGGCTTACGAAATGCAACCTGGTCGACTTAGCGCGTTAGAGATGCTTCACAGTATTGTTACAGGATTCCCGTTG AAAACTCTGATCTTGAAGTCAGGGCTCATATTCGTAATGGCGGGTGCAAGATTAATAAACGATGAGGATCCAACCTGTCGTAAACTGTGCGCTAAATGTATTAAAGAGATGATCGCACGCATACCGCACAATAAAAGGACCAAACTCTTTGACATAGTCGTGGAGTGGTTGAGAGACACTAAG ATAATGCATCGTACACTGGCCGCTCAGTTGTGCGGCATATTCGTGACTGTGGAAAAGGAGACCTTTGAATCTCGTTTGAAAGAAATACTGCCCCTTCTGCTGAAGCAGTTCCATGCAAACTTTGACGATAAAGATGTGCCTGGTCGTTTTGTGAGGCTACGCACACCTCAGGAGACAGCTAAAGTAGAAATGCAAGCAAACATCAAGGACCCAGAGAGAATGAAAGATCATCACATATTCCAAGTACTACAGctgttattaaaaatatctgcGAACTGCACAGGGTTCTTCAAGAACGAAGAGTATAAGGAATCTATACGTTCATTTGCTG AATACTGTCAGTCTTTACTGGCGCATCCACACATATGGGTTCGTCTGGCAGCGTCTCAGATGATTGGTTTCATCTTGGCCGCCCTTGACGTAGAGAAGATCATCGACCTTTTAGAAAATCCGGAGAAAAACGAAATGGAAATCGGTTACATGTACTCCGACCCTGCTGCAGTCATAAGAAGTCTGACCTTAGATTTAATCGCACAATTGCAGCCTGACGTGACGTTTGAGGAGTTGGCCGATCAAACTattaaaaacttaattttcatcGCTAGAATTTTGAAGTCCATTAAAGGATCTAGTACAGTCGCTGTGGACCAAGACGACGAGATGAAAGACAGAAGCCAGTTGTCACTTTCCTGGCTGGTTAGAAGACTGAGGAAGGCTGTGAACGTAGAAATAACTCAGGCCCCTAAATCGGGAACAGTG AGGACTGCATTCTTCAAATGGGTCGCTGGCGCAGTGGCCACCATACCCATGGAATATTTGAGCCCGCTACTTTTCAATATTATGTCACCCATAGTACGCGAGATGTCGAATGTGGGAGAAAATAATacagctttaaggcgattggCAAAAGAGGCAGCCGTGATGATCAAGAAGCGCTTAGGGAGCGAAGATTACGCTAGGATATTAAGCAGAATACAACAGAAGTTGGACATTAAGAAAGCAGAGAGAAGAAAGATGCGCACACAGCAg TTTGTAACTGACCCGGAGTTGGCTGCCAAACGCAAGATCGCGAGGCaacagaagaaaaaagaagctAAGAAGAGGAAAATGAATACCATGAAAGGGAAGAAAGTAATGAAGAAACGGGCTAAGAAGGAAGTCGACTTGGATGTTATATGA